From Oryza sativa Japonica Group chromosome 4, ASM3414082v1, one genomic window encodes:
- the LOC4335397 gene encoding protein root UVB sensitive 1, chloroplastic — protein sequence MSSSQSLLLLAAPLSPPTLPRLVPPPPTSAPRLPRLAANLSRPPPLAISSPGCDGGGGGGGGGGGGGWWRQGGSGPPDPGDGWWRWLQSLHPELLLLFVLLHSGAFAAIPAALAEAIGGSGGREGASVWEVRGGARTLLVPDPTGTSYVVAGDGRRKQAEGEDAEKAGAGRAELAALRRQLELSWRRCATVAVQLLLPDGYPDSVSSDYLQYSLWRGVQGIASQISGVLSTQALLYAVGLGKGAIPTAAAVNWVLKDGLGYLSKILLSKFGRHFDVNPKGWRLFADLLENTAYGLEILTPVFPHLFVPIGAAAGAGRSAAALIQAATRSCFYAGFAVQRNFAEVIAKGEAQGMVSKFLGIMLGIALANRIGSSVSLALISFAGVTAVHMYCNLKSYQSIQLRTLNPYRASLVFSEYLLSGQVPSVKEVNDEEPLFLNLSIGTSRKESKILSPQAKDAAEIICRRLQLGSKLSEIIENKEDACALFDLYKNEQYLLTEYKGKFCVILKEGSSPEDMLKSLFHVNYLYWLEKYLGIKPSDVASACRPGGRLEASLDYTQREFSHVKLDGSNGGWVMDGLIARPLPVRIRIGDAPS from the exons ATGTCCTCCTCGcaatctctcctcctcctcgcggccCCTCTCTCCCCACCCACCCTTCCCCGCCTCGTTCCCCCTCCTCCCACCTCCGCTCCCCGcctcccccgcctcgccgccaacCTCTCCCGCCCGCCACCCCTCGCGATCTCCTCTCCTGGCTgtgatggcggtggtggtggcggaggaggaggaggaggaggtgggtggTGGAGGCAAGGGGGGAGTGGCCCTCCTGACCCCGGCGacgggtggtggcggtggctccaGTCGCTCCAccccgagctcctcctcctcttcgtgcTCCTCCACTCGGGCGCCTTCGCCGCCATCCCGGCCGCGCTCGCCGAGGCCAtcggcggtagcggcggcagGGAGGGAGCGAGCGTCTGGGAGGTGAGGGGCGGTGCGCGCACGCTGCTCGTGCCGGACCCGACCGGGACCTCCTACGTCGTCGCGGGAGACGGGAGGCGGAAgcaggcggagggggaggatgCGGAGAAGGCCGGTGCCGGCCGTGCCGAGCTGGCTGCGCTGCGGCGCCAGCTGGAGCTGTCGTGGCGGCGGTGCGCCACGGTCGCCGTTCAGCTGCTGCTCCCGGATGGGTACCCTGACAGCGTGAGCAGCGACTACCTGCAGTACTCGCTGTGGCGCGGCGTGCAGGGCATCGCCAGCCAGATCAGTGGCGTGCTCTCGACGCAG GCATTGTTGTATGCGGTTGGATTGGGGAAAGGCGCTATACCTACCGCGGCAGCGGTGAATTGGGTGCTGAAGGATGGGTTGGGGTACCTGAGCAAGATATTGCTATCGAAATTCGGCCGGCATTTCGATGTTAACCCAAAGGGGTGGCGATTGTTCGCCGATCTTCTGGAGAACACGGCTTATGGGCTGGAGATTTTAACTCCGGTCTTTCCTCACCTGTTTGTTCCAATTGGGGCTGCCGCTGGAGCTGGTCGATCAGCAGCTGCTTTGATACAG GCTGCCACCAGGAGTTGTTTCTATGCTGGATTTGCTGTGCAAAGGAACTTTGCTGAG GTCATTGCAAAGGGTGAGGCACAAGGAATGGTCAGCAAATTCCTGGGGATAATGCTAGGGATAGCATTAGCTAATCGCATTGGCTCTTCTGTATCATTAGCTCTTATTTCATTTGCTGGAGTTACTGCAGTTCACATGTATTGCAACCTCAAGTCTTATCAATCGATTCAGCTGAGGACACTGAATCCTTATCGTGCAA GTTTGGTGTTCAGTGAGTATCTATTGAGTGGACAAGTTCCTTCAGTCAAAGAGGTTAACGACGAGGAACCCCTTTTCCTGAATCTATCTATTGGTACTTCACGTAAA GAAAGCAAGATTTTGTCACCACAGGCAAAAGATGCTGCAGAAATAATTTGTCGGCGGTTGCAGTTGGGTTCTAAACTTAGTGAAATAATTGAGAACAAGGAAGATGCATGCGCATTGTTTGATCTCTACAAAAACGAACAATACCTTCTTACAGAATACAAGGGAAAATTTTGT GTCATCCTTAAAGAGGGATCTTCTCCTGAAGATATGCTCAAATCTTTATTCCATGTTAACTATCTCTATTGGTTGGAGAAATATCTGGGCATCAAACCAAGTGATGTTGCCTCAGCGTGTAGACCTGGTGGAAGGCTTGAAGCATCACTCGATTATACTCAAAGAGAATTTAGCCATGTCAAACTTGATGGTTCAAATGGTGGCTGGGTGATGGATGGTCTGATTGCTAGACCGCTACCCGTAAGAATACGCATAGGAGATGCTCCTTCATAA
- the LOC107280713 gene encoding serine/threonine-protein phosphatase 7 long form homolog: MAQRPVPLYNAAALTALVDRWRPETHTFHLPCGELTVTLEDVAMILGLPIRGQAVTGDTASGNWRERVEEYLGLEPPVAPDGQRQTKTSGVPLSWLRANFGQCPAEADEATVQRYCRAYVLYIFGSILFPDSGGDMASWMWLPLLADWDEAGTFSWGSAALAWSLQCVLFLLLQVVWMPYQAQEVLELELNPMCHIEDALKTLRCPLICFYAVEFQMCHRVMRQFGRLQTIPHRFSTSIDLHKVDLRKNKKVTDWAYYHQDHITQWEKFEENGVPDQGQHNGTEFDLYLAWLHRTYRLVLRPAWTLADIADDPEDVEEQNEYDTRTRLGTTVETGPVRDRVARELLRTVNDAGVALGTAPGSEGEGGTLRNALQRLRQRCRKLAARLGCRSTDMVEHAHAHQEGDEEGEVGDEEGEQDKEAEEGDEEEEGDEDREEEADELGPSQLEDAPESSQPDISQPGPSRPRRRRAPSQDWRYTLDVPRPRTRGRRR; the protein is encoded by the exons ATGGCGCAGCGACCGGTGCCTCTGTACAACGCCGCTGCTCTGACGGCCCTAGTGGACCGGTGGCGTCCAGAGACACACACCTTCCACCTACCGTGCGGGGAGCTGACGGTCACTCTGGAGGACGTCGCCATGATCCTGGGTCTTCCTATCCGGGGTCAGGCGGTCACAG GTGACACAGCGTCGGGGAACTGGAGGGAGAGGGTCGAGGAGTACCTTGGTCTGGAGCCTCCAGTGGCACCTGATGGTCAGAGGCAGACGAAGACATCAGGGGTTCCTTTGAGTTGGTTGCGAGCCAACTTCGGTCAGTGTCCCGCTGAGGCAGACGAGGCTACAGTACAGCGATACTGCAGGGCGTACGTGCTGTACATCTTCGGCAGTATTCTGTTCCCTGACTCTGGTGGAGACATGGCTTCTTGGATGTGGCTGCCGTTGCTCGCGGACTGGGACGAGGCGGGTACCTTCAGCTGGGGGTCGGCTGCCCTAGCCTGGTCGCTTCaatgtgttttatttttgttgctgcAGGTGGTGTGGATGCCATATCAGGCACAGGAAGTGCTTGAGCTAGAACTGAATCCCATGTGCCATATAGAGGATGCGTTGAAGACCCTACGGTGCCCACTGATCTGCTTCTATGCAGTGGAGTTCCAGATGTGCCACCGCGTGATGCGGCAATTCGGGAGGCTTCAAACAATCCCGCACCGTTTCTCCACGAGTATCGACCTACACAA GGTGGACCTTCGGAAGAATAAGAAGGTGACTGATTGGGCTTACTACCATCAGGATCATATCACGCAATGGGAGAAGTTCGAGGAGAATGGAGTACCAGACCAGGGTCAGCACAACGGGACGGAGTTCGACTTGTACTTGGCGTGGCTCCACAGGACCTACCGTCTTGTCCTACGTCCGGCTTGGACACTAGCCGACATAGCGGATGACCCCGAGGATGTTGAGGAGCAGAACGAGTACGATACTCGTACCCGTCTAGGTACCACGGTCGAGACGGGACCTGTTCGCGACAGAGTG GCTCGAGAGCTCTTGCGGACCGTCAACGACGCGGGAGTGGCGCTAGGCACGGCTCCTGGCTCCGAAGGAGAGGGCGGCACCCTCCGCAACGCCCTACAG AGACTACGGCAGCGATGTCGGAAGTTGGCAGCAAGGCTCGGCTGCAGGTCGACTGATATGGTCGAACATGCTCATGCCCACCAAGAGGGggatgaagaaggggaggtgggtgacgaggagggcgagcaagacaaagaggcggaggaaggagatgaggaggaagaaggggatgaggaCAGAGAAGAGGAGGCGGATGAGCTCGGTCCCTCGCAGCTAGAGGACGCACCAGAGTCGTCACAGCCGGATATCTCGCAGCCCGGCCCGTCTCGACCACGACGCCGGCGGGCTCCTTCGCAGGACTGGAGGTACACCCTCGACGTGCCTCGTCCTCGCactagaggtaggaggaggtAA
- the LOC9269666 gene encoding short-chain dehydrogenase TIC 32, chloroplastic isoform X3: protein MTSGTKTIKRRRKTQRPHAMWGLLRRSSSSGFSSSSTAEEVTAGIDGSGLVALITGASSGIGAETCRVLVMRGVYVVMGVRNLSAGARVRDEILKQVPSAKMEILNLDLSSMSSVRRFAEIFKALNLPLNILINNAGVCFVPFKLSEDDIELHFATNHIGHFLLTDLLIEKMKVTAIESGKEGRVVIVASVSYSLSYPGGICFDKINDESGYNRFLAYGQSKLANILHSNLLSSHLKEQDAKVIVNSLHPGAVATNILHHWCPLYGAIRAIGKYFVKGVEQHHTSSCYQSCRKPD from the exons ATGACTTCCGGCACCAAAACTATTAAACGCCGGCGAAAAACTCAAAGACCGCACGCCATGTGGGGCCTGCTGAGGCGGAGCAGCTCCTCCgggttctcgtcgtcgtccaccGCCGAGGAGGTCACCGCCGGCATCGACGGCTCGGGCCTCGTCGCCCTCATCACCG GTGCCTCCAGTGGGATTGGGGCTGAAACATGCCGAGTCCTGGTGATGCGGGGTGTGTATGTTGTTATGGGGGTTAGGAATTTATCTGCCGGTGCACGCGTGAGGGATGAGATATTGAAACAAGTTCCGTCTGCAAAGATGGAGATTCTTAATCTTGACCTTAGCTCGATGTCATCCGTGAGGAGATTTGCAGAGATTTTCAAAGCTTTGAACCTTCCTTTGAACATTTTGAT AAATAATGCAGGGGTTTGTTTTGTGCCCTTCAAGCTTTCAGAGGATGACATTGAGCTGCATTTTGCAACGAATCACATCG GGCATTTTCTACTGACTGATCTTTTAATCGAGAAGATGAAAGTTACAGCTATAGAAAGTGGCAAAGAAGGAAGGGTTGTGATAGTTGCTTCTGTCAGCTACAGTCTCTCTTATCCAGGGGGGATTTGTTTTGATAAGATCAATGATGAATCTGG GTATAACAGATTCCTTGCTTACGGCCAGTCCAAGCTTGCCAACATATTGCATTCTAATTTATTATCTAGCCACTTGAAG GAACAAGATGCAAAAGTAATAGTGAACTCTCTTCATCCTGGAGCTGTCGCCACCAACATTTTGCACCACTGGTGTCCCCTATATG gTGCTATCCGTGCTATTGGTAAATATTTTGTTAAAGGTGTTGAACAA caccacacTTCCTCTTGTTATCAATCCTGTCGAAAACCcgattga
- the LOC9269666 gene encoding short-chain dehydrogenase TIC 32, chloroplastic isoform X2: MTSGTKTIKRRRKTQRPHAMWGLLRRSSSSGFSSSSTAEEVTAGIDGSGLVALITGASSGIGAETCRVLVMRGVYVVMGVRNLSAGARVRDEILKQVPSAKMEILNLDLSSMSSVRRFAEIFKALNLPLNILINNAGVCFVPFKLSEDDIELHFATNHIGHFLLTDLLIEKMKVTAIESGKEGRVVIVASVSYSLSYPGGICFDKINDESGYNRFLAYGQSKLANILHSNLLSSHLKEQDAKVIVNSLHPGAVATNILHHWCPLYGAIRAIGKYFVKGVEQGAATVCYVALHPQVAGVTGKYFSDCNITELKSHALDMDLAKRLWDFSLSQIR; this comes from the exons ATGACTTCCGGCACCAAAACTATTAAACGCCGGCGAAAAACTCAAAGACCGCACGCCATGTGGGGCCTGCTGAGGCGGAGCAGCTCCTCCgggttctcgtcgtcgtccaccGCCGAGGAGGTCACCGCCGGCATCGACGGCTCGGGCCTCGTCGCCCTCATCACCG GTGCCTCCAGTGGGATTGGGGCTGAAACATGCCGAGTCCTGGTGATGCGGGGTGTGTATGTTGTTATGGGGGTTAGGAATTTATCTGCCGGTGCACGCGTGAGGGATGAGATATTGAAACAAGTTCCGTCTGCAAAGATGGAGATTCTTAATCTTGACCTTAGCTCGATGTCATCCGTGAGGAGATTTGCAGAGATTTTCAAAGCTTTGAACCTTCCTTTGAACATTTTGAT AAATAATGCAGGGGTTTGTTTTGTGCCCTTCAAGCTTTCAGAGGATGACATTGAGCTGCATTTTGCAACGAATCACATCG GGCATTTTCTACTGACTGATCTTTTAATCGAGAAGATGAAAGTTACAGCTATAGAAAGTGGCAAAGAAGGAAGGGTTGTGATAGTTGCTTCTGTCAGCTACAGTCTCTCTTATCCAGGGGGGATTTGTTTTGATAAGATCAATGATGAATCTGG GTATAACAGATTCCTTGCTTACGGCCAGTCCAAGCTTGCCAACATATTGCATTCTAATTTATTATCTAGCCACTTGAAG GAACAAGATGCAAAAGTAATAGTGAACTCTCTTCATCCTGGAGCTGTCGCCACCAACATTTTGCACCACTGGTGTCCCCTATATG gTGCTATCCGTGCTATTGGTAAATATTTTGTTAAAGGTGTTGAACAA GGTGCAGCCACAGTGTGCTATGTGGCATTGCATCCTCAGGTTGCTGGAGTCACTGGCAAATACTTTTCTGACTGCAATATCACTGAACTGAAATCTCATGCGCTCGACATGGACCTCGCCAAAAGATTGTGGGATTTCAGTCTCAGCCAAATCCGTTGA
- the LOC9269666 gene encoding short-chain dehydrogenase TIC 32, chloroplastic isoform X1 has translation MTSGTKTIKRRRKTQRPHAMWGLLRRSSSSGFSSSSTAEEVTAGIDGSGLVALITGASSGIGAETCRVLVMRGVYVVMGVRNLSAGARVRDEILKQVPSAKMEILNLDLSSMSSVRRFAEIFKALNLPLNILINNAGVCFVPFKLSEDDIELHFATNHIAIESGKEGRVVIVASVSYSLSYPGGICFDKINDESGYNRFLAYGQSKLANILHSNLLSSHLKEQDAKVIVNSLHPGAVATNILHHWCPLYGAIRAIGKYFVKGVEQGAATVCYVALHPQVAGVTGKYFSDCNITELKSHALDMDLAKRLWDFSLSQIR, from the exons ATGACTTCCGGCACCAAAACTATTAAACGCCGGCGAAAAACTCAAAGACCGCACGCCATGTGGGGCCTGCTGAGGCGGAGCAGCTCCTCCgggttctcgtcgtcgtccaccGCCGAGGAGGTCACCGCCGGCATCGACGGCTCGGGCCTCGTCGCCCTCATCACCG GTGCCTCCAGTGGGATTGGGGCTGAAACATGCCGAGTCCTGGTGATGCGGGGTGTGTATGTTGTTATGGGGGTTAGGAATTTATCTGCCGGTGCACGCGTGAGGGATGAGATATTGAAACAAGTTCCGTCTGCAAAGATGGAGATTCTTAATCTTGACCTTAGCTCGATGTCATCCGTGAGGAGATTTGCAGAGATTTTCAAAGCTTTGAACCTTCCTTTGAACATTTTGAT AAATAATGCAGGGGTTTGTTTTGTGCCCTTCAAGCTTTCAGAGGATGACATTGAGCTGCATTTTGCAACGAATCACATCG CTATAGAAAGTGGCAAAGAAGGAAGGGTTGTGATAGTTGCTTCTGTCAGCTACAGTCTCTCTTATCCAGGGGGGATTTGTTTTGATAAGATCAATGATGAATCTGG GTATAACAGATTCCTTGCTTACGGCCAGTCCAAGCTTGCCAACATATTGCATTCTAATTTATTATCTAGCCACTTGAAG GAACAAGATGCAAAAGTAATAGTGAACTCTCTTCATCCTGGAGCTGTCGCCACCAACATTTTGCACCACTGGTGTCCCCTATATG gTGCTATCCGTGCTATTGGTAAATATTTTGTTAAAGGTGTTGAACAA GGTGCAGCCACAGTGTGCTATGTGGCATTGCATCCTCAGGTTGCTGGAGTCACTGGCAAATACTTTTCTGACTGCAATATCACTGAACTGAAATCTCATGCGCTCGACATGGACCTCGCCAAAAGATTGTGGGATTTCAGTCTCAGCCAAATCCGTTGA
- the LOC4335398 gene encoding short-chain dehydrogenase TIC 32, chloroplastic, with protein MWGLLRRRSPSGFSPSSTAEEVTAAVDGSGLVAVVTGASSGIGAETCRVLAMRGLHVVMGVRNSSAGARVRDEIVRQLPAAKIEMLDLDLSLMSSVRRFAENFNALNLPLNILVNNAGIAFVPFKLSEEGIELHFSTNHLGHFLLTDLLLEKMKVTAIESGIEGRVVIVASNSYKHPYREGIRFDKINDESGYNKIFAYGQSKLANILHSNLLSSNLKEQDAKVTVNSLHPGAVVTNIMRHWYFVNGMLSTLGKFFVKGVEQGAATVCYVALHPQVAGVTGKYFVDCNVTELKSHALDMGLAKRLWDFSLNLIH; from the exons ATGTGGGGCCTACTGAGGCGGCGAAGCCCCTCCGGGTTCTCGCCGTCGTCCACCGCGGAGGaggtcaccgccgccgtcgacggttccggcctcgtcgccgtcgtaaCCG GTGCCTCCAGTGGGATTGGTGCTGAAACATGCCGAGTTCTCGCGATGCGGGGACTGCATGTTGTGATGGGGGTAAGGAACTCATCTGCCGGTGCGCGTGTGAGGGATGAGATAGTGAGACAGCTTCCGGCTGCAAAGATTGAGATGCTGGATCTTGACCTCAGCTTGATGTCTTCTGTGAGGAGATTTGCGGAGAATTTCAATGCTCTGAATCTTCCTCTGAACATCCTGGT TAATAATGCAGGGATTGCGTTTGTACCATTTAAGCTATCAGAGGAGGGCATTGAGCTGCATTTTTCAACAAATCACCTTG GGCATTTTCTACTGACCGATCTTTTACTTGAGAAGATGAAAGTTACAGCTATAGAAAGTGGGATAGAAGGAAGGGTTGTGATAGTTGCTTCTAACAGCTACAAGCACCCTTATCGAGAGGGGATTCGTTTTGATAAGATCAATGATGAATCTGG GTATAACAAAATCTTCGCTTACGGCCAATCCAAGCTTGCCAACATACTGCATTCCAATTTACTATCTAGCAATCTGAAG GAGCAAGATGCAAAAGTAACAGTCAACTCTCTGCATCCTGGAGCTGTTGTCACCAACATTATGCGTCACTGGTATTTCGTAAATG GTATGCTATCTACACTTGGTAAATTTTTCGTTAAAGGTGTTGAACAA GGTGCAGCCACAGTGTGCTATGTGGCATTGCATCCTCAGGTTGCTGGAGTCACTGGCAAATACTTTGTTGACTGCAATGTCACTGAATTAAAATCTCATGCGCTCGACATGGGCCTCGCCAAAAGATTGTGGGATTTCAGTCTCAACCTAATCCATTAG